The DNA sequence GAAGAGACGAGTATCGGGATTATGTCAGGCTATAAATGTTTTGTCTTCATAATATTGTCACAGCACATTTCATTAAGACAAATTGTTGTCTTTTATGTGTGATAAGCCATAAAAGCTGAAGTTTCTCATTTCTGCAACATTAGTGTCACCAGTAGGTGATAAACACTTCCCATCTGCCATTGGTCAAACAAACAGATAGTCCTTGTCCAAACTAAAGTCATTGGTTAAGCCAGTGGGGAGTAAAGAAAGGTTTCACTTTTTAAGAGTAATACTTTACCAAATGTGCTTGTTTACactcataaaaaataaagtttcccGGTTCTTTGTCTGCCTGCAAGAAAGGTTACAGACTATGAAAAGTTAAGAAATGAATGGAACCAAAAAGGGTTATATGGCATTGCTATGAAGAACACTTTTtaacacctttatttttaggagtgtaTTTGCCTCTGCACATTAAGATTAGATATTAGACTTCTTTTGtacaaaaaagtacaaaaacaaGTACAAAAAAGAAATTCTTCAATCATTCGCAAGACAAATTCAGTACAGTACAAATCTGCTGAACAAGAGAGAATAAGggacagaggtggaaagagaaAGGGAGACTGAAAATATTAAGAAAGACTTATCtagatatctttaatattaaacttTCTCGTTCCCCATTTACTTTACTGTAAATTTTACAAGGCACTTATGACCAGAAAGCTTTATGTGTTTGAGATAAATGTGCTGTCTGAGTGTCTGAGGCATTACAGAAATGTATATCCACTGAAAGAAACACAGACACTTATAGCAGTGCGCAATGAGAAATTCACAGAAAGCTACACAGTAAATAGCCTACAGTAAGTAATTTGTGTTTCCATTATAACAGAACACCACATTGAAGCATTACTTCATATGTCTCATTGTGTTTGAGCAAACTTTAATACCTCTTAGATAGAAGCTAGGCAGATCCATGTGTCAATTCATAAAGATTATTGGAAAGATAAGTTGTTGAATTTGATTCAAATTCTATTTACTTGGTATTACGATGTGGAGATTAAATTACAAGATAAAAATAGGTGTTCTGTTGACAAACATCCATAtctatatttatgcatttgacagatgccCCGTTCAAAAGCGATTTGCAGTGGTATACTTTTTCACACTTTGTCTGTTTCCTGcatgggaatcaaacccacgaTCTTGGCATCGCTAGTACCTCGCTCTGAACAATATTTGAAACAGCTTTGCCGGCTTTTATGTGTGATGGTTTGTAATTTCACATTCGCTCCTGAACAGGCTGTGATATTTTTAGCTGCAGTTGACAAATGTGATGGTAAATCACATCTTTTCTATCTAATTTTGAGCAGGGAGATCAAGCTTACTCAGATCAGCGTGTTTCGACGAGACGCCCTCTCTGAACTACACGAGCTGAAGAGAATGTGAGTGCGATGAAGGTCACCGAGTTGTTTACTATGGTGAATGTGTATAATCTGCAAGAATCCACAAGGAAATTGAAAAACATGAGTGGTGTAATTATAAACAAATCCCTAGGAAAAAACTATAAAGACAAACAAAACCAAGGAAATGTTTTATGCTCATAATAAATTTTTGCTTAGTTTTGGCTGAATGCAAAACCGCATATAAACAAATGATATTTAGTCTTGATTGAAAATGTTTAGACTTTGATATAGAACATGATGTTTAAAAACTGACCCAAAACACTGGCGATATGTATCCCATgaaaataaactgtaaaaagtaaaagttgaattaactaaaaaaattactttatttgtcAACACctaaactttaaataaaattaaagtgaaaatttgatggtgttaccaattaaagtaatttttaaagtttttaacctTGAACTTtttacttaaagtgagaaaatgtaagtttataaaacatattatttttgcaaTAAGTCTTTTAATTAGAGcagtttttactttttacagagTAGTGAAATCCTTAATGGAATTCTGTATTGTGAGAGCTCTGAGATAAAATCACATTTGAATGTATAGCAATTTGATTTAAGACAAAATACACATCATTTAAATGGTGCACAAATAGTAATGCATGCTAATTACGTTTTTGGTAACAatgtgtgaccctgcctgtgaaacccatggtaaagtctcataataattaaatataacattacacatcaaagtttgatttcaatctatgatttcactttaatttcaatctgtGACATGacctcagtcaatattaaagatatcaaagttatattttcacagaatgttctttacactgtgtaggatgattttatgtagaaaacaataaatcgcaaaaaatgactttagctgggtttttacaggcaggtgttacactctaaaaaaataaagggGTCACTGTTGAGCTGAGTGGTTCTATAAAGAACTTTTAGCATCCACAGAACCATAAAGTTGCAAAAAAAGGTTGTAAAAGGGGTTCTTTAGACTATAAAAAGAtaagaaagaaattattattttagaaaCTTTTGACAAAGGTTTTTTAGGaaccaaaatttttttttcaatggcATCGCTATGAagaagactgtaaaaaaagatttgttggctcaacttaaaaaagtaagttacctggttggcataaaatgttaaaggaatagtctactcattttcaatattaaaatatgttattaccttaactaagaattgttgatacatccctctatcatctgtgtgcgtgcacgtaagcgctggagcgcgctgcgacgcttcaatagcatttagcttagccccattcattcaatggtaccatttagagataaaattagaagtgaccaaacacatcaacgtttttcctatttaagacgagtagttatacgagcaagtttggtggtacaaaataaaacgtagcccttttctaagcggatttaaaagaggaactacattttatggcgtaatagcacttttgggagtacttcgactcggcgcagtaacaccctccctctcccattatgagagggagaaggggggCGGACTTTTCaagcgagtcgaagtactcccaaaagtgctattacgccataaaatatagttcctcttttaaaaccgcttagaaaagcgctacgttttattttgtaccaccaaacttgctcgtataactactcgtcttagatgatagagggatgtatcaacaattcttagttaaggtaataacatatttaaatattgaaaatgagtagactattcctttaaagcaacactatgtagttttttaccttttaataatgtctctaaaattatttcagtgatagaacaacttttaactggacaaattgtactgttgccgcgagcagcctcctagctgctacaagcacactcagaaagtggcggtggagggtaggaaacacagccctgGCCCTCCCCccgcctgcagaagagtgtctgataccaggcactgttgcgcttttcaaccacatgggggagctgtaagtcatttttacatggaaactacatagtgttgctttaagtttattcaactttaaaatattagtttctGTGTAAAGATTGTTGTGtcgactaatatttttaagttgaattaactcaaaattttaaagcaaccaggtaacttacttttttaagttgaaccaagtTTTTTACAGATTTGTAGTAACTGTATATAACAACATCTATAATGTGATTGTTTTTCTCTTTAGAGTGGTGTCAGAAAATGGTGCCCTTGAACGAATTCAAGACTTTGCCTTTTCTTACCTCACAGAGCTACAAGAAATGTAAGTTAGTGCATTTGGTGACAGAGaatttacatatttacatttttaaaatgacactgtaaaaaagaataCGCTGGATtcacttaaaggagcatttcactcgtagaaacattaatctttattgaaagtgcgtcatatttgtagtcaaaatgtaacatacatttcgaatttggtgcccatttgactgagaaaaggggtgtttgtagtctcactccctcaacaaagatatagcacttccttctttcaatgatgcaaaatgatgatttttacatcattgaaagaagaaagtgcaatactgaaatctgtatttctcctgtctcatgcggctttcacataggatgcggtgtgcgctgcgctgcgctatgaaacccattcatttcaatggcttgcgccgcgcgagggcggtttTTTGTTGCGCCGAGcaaagcgcgagcgcagcggagcgcagcttgcgctcacgccgcggtcaaagttcaacatagtttaacttttgcgctgcgctctgtgacAATTACCCGcgcggccaatagaaacggggcATCCAAACAAGCAAAATGGACGAAAGCTTATACTCGGGATTCTAAGGGCTTTATAATACAAGTTTATGCTCCTACAGAGACATCGGAAGGAAAGCCGTCTCATGGAAACACGTAGCAATTCAAGGtggcatgtcaggtgtgttttaagtcaagCAGCTTGTTGTAGGTATGCTTAAAGTTACGTGAAATGGAGACGAGcaacatcagtctctgtattccTCGTCGACTATTTAAcgcaaatataaacactgtagtaatttattgaaaaccccgcctactttggtctggccatcagagcacaaatcgcttggctgcgccgaacccagcggcgagcgcagcgcacaccgcatcctatgtgaaagccgcatcagcggcaactgagggaatgatgcatgaccgtttcaaaacatgactggggttctaatgatacaaatgggtgaagtgttcctttaaaaatatagtgcatcatttttgcatccacttttttaagtaagtttacttgaaattttaagcaattggttgcttaaaattccatgtgaaacttatactatatttttaagtaaatccagcctttatttttttcagtgtacataaGCATATATTTAGGCTAATAAAACCGTTCCATTATATGAATGTTAAGAGAAAATATATAATGTCTTCTGGTTTTTTTATGGCACAGAACTATTACAAAATCGAAAAATCTCGTCATTCACAAAGATGCTTTTTGGAGACTTCCGAAGCTACGTTATCTGtaagttgttatttttttgaatGGTGTCTTCATTGATGTGTAGTAAAACATGATCACTCTGATCTCATGCTGTGGTCAAGCAATGTTTAGGGAGGGGATATTCCCACATGTGCTTCAGACCACCATTAAAGTCCTGAATGACCTAAACACGGGTCAATATATCCATATCAAATGTTTCTCACCGGAAACAAAGTCTGTAcacaaaaagacaaaatacGAATGTCTCTTTGACGTATTGCGTTCATTAATCTCATCCGTGCACACATGTTTCTCCAGGACTATATCAAACACTGGGCTTAAAACCCTACCTGATTTCTCCAAAATCAACTCTGCTGCTCCTGAATTTCTGTTGTGAGTCTTCACTCATGTCTTATCACTGGACATCTAAATGTATCTTTGCACACTGGTACATGATGCTGTTAAAAGTTTTACCATGTTTACATTTACCAAACATATGTTATAGTGATCTACAAGATAACATGCACATTGAGAGGATTCCCAGTAATGCCTTCCTAGGACTAACCAACGCTACCATAACTGAACTGTAAGTTTTATATGTGTGAACTTTTATAGTTATAGACTTAAAGTTTTATAGCAGTActttttaaattgaataaaGTTATGGTTGTATGCAGTATGAACTTTTATCTTTTTTGTTACTTGTTGGAACTTAATGCATTCCCTCAGGAGATTAACAAAGAATGGGATCCGCGAAATTGACCGCTATGCATTCAATGGTACCAGAATTGAAAAACTGTAAGTTCAGTTACATCTTTGACATATCTCCCTATAAAATTTTCATCTGTCATAAAGCCTCTAATCTTTCATCctctttctcacacacacacagctttctCATGGGAAACCAGCAGCTGAGTCGTATCCACAGTTACGCTTTTATAGGAGCTGAAGGCCCCATCGTTCTGTAAGCATGAACAACTCTGACTCTCAACAACAATTCAACTCACCAGCTGCTGCATTACACACCCACACTGCGTCCTTTAACCCTTTCACTTATCTGCTTTAAAAACTAGCATCTCAGTTGTTCGGCACTTTTGCACTCGCTGAACATTTTCAGGAGGCAAAAGTCTGAGACCACGAGAGAAAATGCACCTGCTTTGCTTTGCATTTAACTATTTTTTATAATTGCAAATTATATTATCAAACTTTATGGACTCCACAAGATGGTTCAGGTTCTCCCAGCATGGATTGAGAATATTCCAAAGAAGATCATCTTGTGAAATCTCCAGTTCaaatttatttctatagcacagctttttttaattttgcattGTAGCAAAGCAGGTTTACAGTAAATATCAGTGGCGGCCCGTGACAGCTCTTTCAAGGGGCGCAAaatcaaattcaaaatatgtgtcatgtgttttgctcgtgttttcaaaataaagcAGTGGACCCCAAGAGGCAGTGGGTtgccagtgcattttataacagctaaggggcgttgttacgACGCggagcggagtgcctaaaacccccttggctgttataaaatgcactggtaacccaaggCGTCgagggtttattgcgtttataaaacggttacttcatatgcataacgttagcgggattttataaaataaaacacaaataagttgtaattatattagtataaatattactcttccgccaaacaaagtagttcctcagaatcaagtgtggctgcaacagagcgcagttcacaaacaacagagacgcagcaaaggcacaatgaaaatatgattaaagactgtggtgtttatttttatatatcaacattcatctaatttatacattaacatttatatcgtgcaactgttgaagtgatgatcaaatatgtttgtaagcatgcttaactttttccctgtcagcgtttttttttaagttgccacccagttttagttgaatgccttacagaaaaatgatcttctttaaataaacataagatatcaaatgaaagaacagtccatccgctttccaacaacatcaaaaaacgtttcatcctaccttcatttgttgtcttatcagttatcacctctcaaattttcagctaaatgcggagataattccattttgtGAGGAacttagagatcagattcagagcctgatcaaaacacacgctaaatccaccacaacgctgttgtgtcgagtgaatgcctcagtgtttaagttgggtaagatttccctctagtggataatagcggaaatatcaataagacaaaaaaaacttcagagaacgttttctctttagtgatgaaatgttttatttattgacattgatctggatatcgccataattgtgcaaaggtagaaaaattaaaaaatgattaaagactgtggtgtttattttcataaatcaatacgcagcaacagtggcgcagtgatacttgtgatgcggtcttaaccgtgggtttaccggggtattttatcacggcttagaacgcgtttcaaccaatcagaatgaagaaccagaacgagccgttttataatatgtgtttgttgcgtcatgtgaaccatgcgCATCAAGGGTTTTGTCAAAAtaggtgcctgctgcacacgcagcaaaatcgtttatgataaaagagacgctcacgttcacaaaattcacgcaagacactcccttaacagtaaactctgattacacatgagattatgcgactatctggcaaacgcaagcgtctcttttataataaaccctttagacgtgtctgcagcaggcacttattttgacaagacacgtgatgcacataggttcactcaaCGCACAGAACAcaattttgaaattacgaaccacacagatgatgggctacatacatgttctGACAAActtgcgccctcgaaaaaagaagtcaccggctgccactggtAAATACAAATGCTTATTAAATAAACAGAATATTGTATTATTGAATATGAATTAGACTAGATGAGTctattgatttattaaaatgtgTATATTAGCAGTACTGAGTGTAAAATATAGTAGTcatggggtggtaccctttttGGGACCTTTATTTTGTAACTGACAAGTAGTAACTGACATCCTGCATTTAACATCAGAACGGCTGTTGTCTCTGCAGGGACATCTCTCGTACTTCCGTCCACACCCTGCCAGAGAGCATGCTGAGGTCCCTAAAGCTCCTGACAGCCGTCTCTGTCTACTCTCTGAGGAAGCTTCCCAGTCTGGAGCTGTTTTCTGAGCTCACACAGGCCAACCTGACCTACCCCAGCCACTGCTGTGCCTTCAAAAACTTCAAAAAGCACAAGTCAGTTACACACAAGACACATTAAAAACTAAGTATGGCGATGAGGTACACAGATAATCTTTCTGTGCTCACGCAGGTCTGTAAAGAATCAGATGTGCGACGATCCAGGTGCTCTCCGACTGGAGCCGTATTTTTACGAAGACTACTGTAAAGATGTCGTAGAGGTGACCTGCTACCCCAAACCGGATGCCTTCAACCCCTGCGAGGACATTATGGGATTTACCTTCCTACGTGTTCTGATCTGGTTGATCAGCGTGCTGGCCATCTTGGGCAATTGCGCCGTTCTTGTGGTGCTCCTCACCAGCCGCTACAAACTGACCGTTCCCAGGTTTCTAATGTGCCACCTGGCTTTCGCAGACCTCTGCATGGGCGCATACCTGTTGCTCATCGCTGCCGTGGACATTCACACGCAGTCTCGCTATTACAACTACGGTATTGACTGGCAGATGGGAGCAGGGTGCCACGTGGCGGGATTTCTCACGGTGTTCTCCAGCGAGCTGTCCGTCTACACGCTGACCGCCATCACTTTGGAGCGCTGGCACACCATCACTTATGCCATGCAGCTGGAGCGCCAACTGCATCTGCGTCACGCATGCGCAATAATGGGGGCAGGCTGGATTTTCGCCCTGCTGACCGCTCTGATGCCCATGTTGGGAGTAAGCAGCTACAGGAAGACTAGCATCTGCCTGCCTATGGACGTGGAGACGGGTCTTTCACAGGGTTTCGTGGTCCTGTTGCTCATTCTCAACGTGGCCGCTTTTCTGATAGTGTGCGTATGTTATCTGCGAATCTACCTGACGGTACGCAATCCAGCTTTTGTTCCAGCCAACGCGGACATGCGCATAGCCAAGCGGATGGCCGTGCTCATCTTCACAGATTTCCTGTGCATGGCACCCATCTCCTTTTTCGCCATCTCTGCAGCCTTGAAACTACCACTTATAACCGTCTCTCACGCCAAAGTCTTGCTGGTGCTATTTTACCCCATCAATTCCTGCTCTAATCCGTTTCTGTACGCATTCTTCACAAAAACCTTCAAGAGGGATTTCTTCATTCTTACCAGCAGGTTCGGATGCTTTAAAACCCGCGCCCACATCTACCGCACAGAGATCTCTTCGGGTCAAAACGGAGCTGCTGTGCCTTCACCG is a window from the Misgurnus anguillicaudatus chromosome 4, ASM2758022v2, whole genome shotgun sequence genome containing:
- the fshr gene encoding follicle-stimulating hormone receptor isoform X1, which translates into the protein MAMLMMLCLSIGWSTAFTEGTYTGSHHCLFNGTTRYYICLGSKVHEMPANISKNTTFVREIKLTQISVFRRDALSELHELKRIVVSENGALERIQDFAFSYLTELQEITITKSKNLVIHKDAFWRLPKLRYLTISNTGLKTLPDFSKINSAAPEFLFDLQDNMHIERIPSNAFLGLTNATITELRLTKNGIREIDRYAFNGTRIEKLFLMGNQQLSRIHSYAFIGAEGPIVLDISRTSVHTLPESMLRSLKLLTAVSVYSLRKLPSLELFSELTQANLTYPSHCCAFKNFKKHKSVKNQMCDDPGALRLEPYFYEDYCKDVVEVTCYPKPDAFNPCEDIMGFTFLRVLIWLISVLAILGNCAVLVVLLTSRYKLTVPRFLMCHLAFADLCMGAYLLLIAAVDIHTQSRYYNYGIDWQMGAGCHVAGFLTVFSSELSVYTLTAITLERWHTITYAMQLERQLHLRHACAIMGAGWIFALLTALMPMLGVSSYRKTSICLPMDVETGLSQGFVVLLLILNVAAFLIVCVCYLRIYLTVRNPAFVPANADMRIAKRMAVLIFTDFLCMAPISFFAISAALKLPLITVSHAKVLLVLFYPINSCSNPFLYAFFTKTFKRDFFILTSRFGCFKTRAHIYRTEISSGQNGAAVPSPKTSDGTLYSLVQIAQVH
- the fshr gene encoding follicle-stimulating hormone receptor isoform X2, which codes for MAMLMMLCLSIGWSTAFTEGTYTGSHHCLFNGTTRYYICLGSKVHEMPANISKNTTFVEIKLTQISVFRRDALSELHELKRIVVSENGALERIQDFAFSYLTELQEITITKSKNLVIHKDAFWRLPKLRYLTISNTGLKTLPDFSKINSAAPEFLFDLQDNMHIERIPSNAFLGLTNATITELRLTKNGIREIDRYAFNGTRIEKLFLMGNQQLSRIHSYAFIGAEGPIVLDISRTSVHTLPESMLRSLKLLTAVSVYSLRKLPSLELFSELTQANLTYPSHCCAFKNFKKHKSVKNQMCDDPGALRLEPYFYEDYCKDVVEVTCYPKPDAFNPCEDIMGFTFLRVLIWLISVLAILGNCAVLVVLLTSRYKLTVPRFLMCHLAFADLCMGAYLLLIAAVDIHTQSRYYNYGIDWQMGAGCHVAGFLTVFSSELSVYTLTAITLERWHTITYAMQLERQLHLRHACAIMGAGWIFALLTALMPMLGVSSYRKTSICLPMDVETGLSQGFVVLLLILNVAAFLIVCVCYLRIYLTVRNPAFVPANADMRIAKRMAVLIFTDFLCMAPISFFAISAALKLPLITVSHAKVLLVLFYPINSCSNPFLYAFFTKTFKRDFFILTSRFGCFKTRAHIYRTEISSGQNGAAVPSPKTSDGTLYSLVQIAQVH